In the Salmo trutta chromosome 13, fSalTru1.1, whole genome shotgun sequence genome, AGGGGCCTTTCCTAGTGCTGGCCATCAAGACCAAGGATCTGAACTTTGAGAACCGTCAAGCCATCCGGCAGACCTGGGGCCGGGCGGGGTGGGTGGCAGGGGCGACAGGGAACGGCGGTGTGGTGCGAAGggtcttcctcctggggaagAACCACGCAGAGCCCCGGGTGGAGGTCAGCAAGCTGCTGCAGCTGGAGAGCCGCCAGTACAGGGACATCCTCCAGTGGGACTTCCACGACTCCTTCTTTAACCTCACCCTGAAGGATGTGCTGCTGTGGGATTGGCTCTCCACCCGCTGCTCCATGGCACGCTTTGTCTTTAAAGGGGATGACGACGTCCTGTTGCGGACCCCTGCTCTGTTAGACTACCTCCGGGAGCAGACGATCCTATCAGGGGGGCCTGGGTCAGAGGTTATGAAGGGATTCATGGTAGGGGATGTGATAGAAGCAGCCAGCCCCAACAGAGTCAACTCTACCAAGTACTTTATTCCTGCTAGTTTCTATAATGGTCTGTACCCTCCGTacgggggtgggggaggggtggtgtACTCAGGGGAGCTGGCCCTGAGGCTCAACCGTATCTCCCGGAGAGTTCACCTGTACCCCATTGATGATGTCTACGTGGGCATGTGCCTCCACAGGCTCGGGGTCCAACCCATCCACCACCCCGCCTTCCTCACCTTCGACTTCCCCAAGAAAGAGGGGGTGGAGCAGTGTGCGTACCACACTATCTTACTGGTACACAAACGCAGCCCTGCTCAGGTGATGAAGCTGTGGTCGGAGATAATGAGGAACCAGACAGAATGCAGCAACACCATCCTGAGAACTGAGAAGGAGAACAAGAATACACTTCTGATAGATCCATTTAGTGTGAAAGACAACGAGGGACAGGAACTTCTGACGGATCCATGGGGTAGTTCTGAAAATTCAGCTCTATAGTGAGGTAATCACTGACTGGTATGAAACtgacttaaagctgcaatatgcaaCTTTGTGGGCAACCCGACCAAATTTACATAGAAATGTTagctatacagtgcctttggaaagtattcagaccccttccctttttccacattttgttatgttacagccttattctaaaatggattaaataaataaaaaatcctcatcaatctacacacaatacctaataatgacaaagtgataacaggtttttagacattttggcaagtattcagaccctttgctatgagactcgaaattgagctcaggtgcatcctgtttccattgatcatccttgagatgtttctacaacttgtttggagtccatctgtggtaaattcaattgattggacatgagttggaaaggcacacacctgtctatataaggtcccacagttgacagtgcatgtcagagcaaaaaccaagccatgaggtcgaaggaattgtccgtagagctccgatacaggattgtgtcgaggcacagatctggggaagggtaccaaaaaatgtctgcagcattgaaggtccccaagaacacagtggcctccatcattcttaaaatggaagaagtttggaaccaccaagactcttcctagagctggccaggTGGGAGAAGGGtctaggtcagggaggtgaccaagaatcaaatcaaatcaaatcaaatgtatttatatagcccttcttacatcagctgatatctcaaagtgctgtacagaaacccagcctaaaaccccaaacagcaagcaatgcaggtgtagaagcacggtggctaggaaaaactccctagaaaggccaaaacctaggaagaaacctagagaggaaccaggctatgaggggtggccagtcctcttcttgctgtgcagggtggagattataacagcacatggcctagatgttcaaatgttcataaatgaccagcatggtcaaataataataatcatagtagtggtcgagggtgcaacaagtcagtaacacaagagtaagtgtcagttggctttttcatagccgatctttgagagtatctctaccgctcctgctgtctagagagctgaaaacagcaggtctgggacaggtagcacgtccggtgaataggtcagggttctagcaggtctgggacagcagggtctgggacaggtagcacgtccggtgaacaggtcagggttccatagctgtaggcagaacagttggaactggagcagcagcacggccaggtgaactggggacagcaaggagtcatcaagccaggtagtcctgaggcatggtcctagggctcaggtcctccgaaagagagaaagagagaacgagagaattagagagagcatatttaaattcacacaggacaccggaatagacaagagaaatactccagatgtgacagactgaccctagccccccgacacataaactactgcagcgtaaatactggaggctgagacaggaggggtcaggagacactgtggccccacctcctggtcactctgacagagttccagagttcgtCTGTGGAGATGTGAGGTGCCCtggctgggaccgagagactgaaaaacagcttctgactagccggctaccacccggttactcagcCCTGCAtctttagaggctgctgccctatatacatagacatggaatcact is a window encoding:
- the LOC115205566 gene encoding N-acetyllactosaminide beta-1,3-N-acetylglucosaminyltransferase 2-like yields the protein MARYHWRWRRVLLCLGCTPCVLVASLCVYVTLAVCYGTTTTTGPGGAAPIPQTLPEHFIALGLTSNGTVAPHPTSSFWDPKPHGGALWNLLQLHIDRQYNPILMPSREYNYHLDTNNKNYLRFSFPTLSAGFSEIGNLTSQMEDFLELPLQMQMFVRSMHFRDYPVLIEPAKLCGRGLRKGQGPFLVLAIKTKDLNFENRQAIRQTWGRAGWVAGATGNGGVVRRVFLLGKNHAEPRVEVSKLLQLESRQYRDILQWDFHDSFFNLTLKDVLLWDWLSTRCSMARFVFKGDDDVLLRTPALLDYLREQTILSGGPGSEVMKGFMVGDVIEAASPNRVNSTKYFIPASFYNGLYPPYGGGGGVVYSGELALRLNRISRRVHLYPIDDVYVGMCLHRLGVQPIHHPAFLTFDFPKKEGVEQCAYHTILLVHKRSPAQVMKLWSEIMRNQTECSNTILRTEKENKNTLLIDPFSVKDNEGQELLTDPWGSSENSAL